The sequence below is a genomic window from Vicinamibacterales bacterium.
CGAACTGGCGCGGACCGCGCTCGAGGCCGCCACGCAGGCATTGGCCGGCGCCGAGCGGGACGTATCGGACGCGCAGGAGCGGCGCGCCTCCGCCGAACGGGCATCCGCGAAAGCCGCCGCCGCCGTCACGGTCGCGCGTCGACACGCCGAGTCGGCGCACGCCGCGCTGAAGAAAACGTTGGGCTGAAACGTCGTTCACCCCCCTGAGCACAGATCGTGCAGAACACGGCCGGCGACGCGCGTGGGCAGGCGTGACGCCAGATAAACCGGAATGATCCGGCGATCTCTGGGAACCGGACGGCACGTCGCTTTACGGTGTCCGTAAGGGCTTGCGCGCGTCGTAAATTCAGCGACAATAGCAAGATTCGATGCTGACGCTTAGGCGGCGGCTCGCTCCGTGGGTACTGGCGCTCGCGTTCTGCCAGACGGTCGCCGTGTTCGCGGCGCCATGGTCGTCTTGTTGTGTCGCGGGTCGGTCTGTCATTGCGGCCACGCCGGCCGATGCCGACCACGACTGCTGCCCGGCCGGCGCGCATCCGCCCGGCCAGTGTCCGCGTCATGCGGCCAGCGCAGCCGCATCGCCGCGATCCTGCCGAATGGTGTGCGACGCACCGCACGGTGTCCAGCTCCTCATCGCGGCGATCGGTGTCCTGCCTGCGCCGGCAGCGGCGCCGTTCGCGCTCGAGCCCGGCCAGCTCCTCGCCGCCGCTCAATTCCTCCCCGATCATCGCGTCTCCGTCCCGCTCGCGCCGCCGCCTCGACTCGACTGAGCTGCTGCCGTTCCGGCCGATCAAACTCAGCTGAGAAGGAGTGTCCGTGGTGCGCGTGCGCGTCTGCGCGATTTCGTTCGCGTTCGTTCTGTCGATCATCGTCGGTGCACCCGTGCGTGCACAGGAAACCGTCGATACCGCGACGGTCAGCGGCCGTGTCGTCGATCCGCAAGGGGCGGTCGTGCCGGGCGCGATTGTGACCGCCCGTCAGCTCGACACTAACGTCGTCCGGGTCGCGACGACGGATGGCGAAGGACGTTTCCGTTTCACCTACCTGAAAGTCGGCCGCTACGAGTTCACCGTGCATCTCGAGGGATTCTCCGATGTGACGCGGCGTCTGACGCCGACGCTCGGGTCGGCTTTCGATCTGCCGATTCAGCTCAGTCTGCCCAGCGTCGAGTCGCAGGTGGTCGTCACCGCCGATTCGACGGTCGTCGAAACGGCGCGCAGCCAGATCGCTGCCACCGTCTCGGTGCCTGAGATTCAGGCGACGCCGCTCAACGGGCGCAACTTCCTCGATCTCGCGCTGCTCGCGCCTGGCGTATCGCCAACCAACGTGTCGAGCACGCAGCTCTTCGCCGAGACGTCCGCCGTGCCCGGCGGCGGACTGTCGGTCGGCAGCCAACGCAACTTCTCCAACAACTTCATCGTCGACGGGCTGTCGGCGAATGACGACGCGGCTGGGCTAAGCGGGATCCCCTACAGCGTCGATGCGATCGATCAGTTCCAGGTCGTGACCTCCGGCGGTCAGGCGGAGCTCGGCCGCGCGCTCGGCGGCTACTTCAGCGTCGTCACCCGCAGCGGCACCAACCAGCATCGCGGCGACGTCTATGGCTTCTTCCGCGACGACGCGCTCAACGCCAAGAACGCCCTGGCCGACCGCAGGCTGCCGATGGACCAGCAACAGGGGGGCGTCAGCCTCGGCGGCCCGATCCGCCGCGATCGCACGTTCTTCTTCACCAACCTCGAGGCGCGCAATCTCGATCAGACTGGCCTGATCACCATTCCCGACGCGGCGGTCGCCGCGATCAACGCGCGGCTCGCTGCCGTGAACTTTCCCGGCGCGCCGCTGACGACGGGCATCTATCCCGATCCTGTCACCAGCACCAACTACTTCGGGAAGATCGACGGCAACGGCAGGTCCGGTGAGCAGTACAGCCTGCGCTACTCGTTCTACAAAGTGAAGGCGGTGAATTCGCGCGGCGGTGGCGGCCTCGCCGCGCCGAGCGCGTCGGCGGCGCTCGACAATGTGGATCAGTCGGTCGGTTTCAGCAACACCTGGACGATTTCCCCGCGCACGGTCAACGAGACGCGCGCGCAGATTGCGCACGGCAATCTGCTGGCGCCGCCGGCCGATCCCATCGGACCTGCCGTGAGCATCATCGGCGTCGCGTCGTTCGGCACGCTCTCGACCTCGCCGACCGCGCGCGTCAACACGATCTACCAGGTCGTCGACAACCTGACGCACCAGGCCGGCTCGCATTCCCTCCGCGCCGGCATCGATTTTCTCTACAACGACGACACCATCACGTTCCCGCGCGCGTCGCGCGGCGCCTACTCGTTCAGCTCCCTCCCCAATTTTCTCGCCGGCGTCTACAACGACAGCAACGGCTTCACGCAGACGTTCGGCACGACCCAGGTGTCGCAGGGCAATCCCAACGCCGCCGTCTATGCGCAGGACGAGTGGCACCTGCATCCGCGCCTCACGCTGAACGGCGGCCTGCGTTACGACCTGCAGTTCCTGCAGTCGATTCACACCGACACCAACAATCTCTCGCCGCGGATCGGATTCGCCTGGACGCCGCTCGAGTCACGCACGCTGGTCGTCCGCGGAGGAGCGGGGCTGTTCTTCGACCGCGTCCCGCTGCGGGCGCTCGCCAACGCGTTGCTCTCGGCCGACAACACCAGCGATGTCACCAGCCTCCGTCAGAACTCCATCGTCGTCGGACCGGCCCAGGCGGCTGCGCCGGTGTTCCCGCTGATCCTGGCCGCGCCGATTCCCTCGGTGACGCTGCCGAACCTGACGACGATGAACCCGAACATGCAGAATGCCTGGTCGCGGCAGGCGAGCATCGAGATCGAACGGCAGATCGGGCTGCACACCTCGGTCGGCGTCGGATACGAGCACGTCGGTGGACGCAGTCTGATCGTCTCGATCAATCAGAACGTGCCGACCTGCGCAGCGGCGGGCACCAACAATGGCTGCCGCCCCGACCCGACCTACGGCAACAACAGCCAATACTCCCCGAGCGCACGCTCGGAGTACAACGGCCTGCACGTCTCCCTCGTGCAGCGTCCGACCAAGTGGGGACA
It includes:
- a CDS encoding TonB-dependent receptor — encoded protein: MRVRVCAISFAFVLSIIVGAPVRAQETVDTATVSGRVVDPQGAVVPGAIVTARQLDTNVVRVATTDGEGRFRFTYLKVGRYEFTVHLEGFSDVTRRLTPTLGSAFDLPIQLSLPSVESQVVVTADSTVVETARSQIAATVSVPEIQATPLNGRNFLDLALLAPGVSPTNVSSTQLFAETSAVPGGGLSVGSQRNFSNNFIVDGLSANDDAAGLSGIPYSVDAIDQFQVVTSGGQAELGRALGGYFSVVTRSGTNQHRGDVYGFFRDDALNAKNALADRRLPMDQQQGGVSLGGPIRRDRTFFFTNLEARNLDQTGLITIPDAAVAAINARLAAVNFPGAPLTTGIYPDPVTSTNYFGKIDGNGRSGEQYSLRYSFYKVKAVNSRGGGGLAAPSASAALDNVDQSVGFSNTWTISPRTVNETRAQIAHGNLLAPPADPIGPAVSIIGVASFGTLSTSPTARVNTIYQVVDNLTHQAGSHSLRAGIDFLYNDDTITFPRASRGAYSFSSLPNFLAGVYNDSNGFTQTFGTTQVSQGNPNAAVYAQDEWHLHPRLTLNGGLRYDLQFLQSIHTDTNNLSPRIGFAWTPLESRTLVVRGGAGLFFDRVPLRALANALLSADNTSDVTSLRQNSIVVGPAQAAAPVFPLILAAPIPSVTLPNLTTMNPNMQNAWSRQASIEIERQIGLHTSVGVGYEHVGGRSLIVSINQNVPTCAAAGTNNGCRPDPTYGNNSQYSPSARSEYNGLHVSLVQRPTKWGQYRVSYGFSKAMSNVGEFFFSSPIDPFNLDKDWGRSDDDQRHRLVVNSAVELFGFQLSGLLQAYSSLPFNITSGVTTLQGTAGRPLVDGQFIPRNSGVGPDFFSLGLRVSRQFSVGGRARLEGLIEAFNVTNHTNVVTVQGNFGSGAYPADPTPNFGVSTAVGDPRTAQLGVRVRF